From a region of the Laspinema palackyanum D2c genome:
- the sufU gene encoding Fe-S cluster assembly sulfur transfer protein SufU, whose amino-acid sequence MSLSNLRDLYQQVILERYKSPKHRGVTDPVHRRQRGHNPSCGDTIELTLRLNEAGDRIEEVKFDGEGCAISMASVDLMAEALRGKSTAEAIEMVQRFQSMMKGEAEFPKEQRKLNVMQGVAQFPVRIKCANLCWHTLKAAIESANPDSDSFVSNEAES is encoded by the coding sequence ATGTCTCTGAGCAATCTGCGCGACCTCTACCAGCAAGTCATTCTGGAGCGTTACAAGTCTCCCAAACATCGGGGTGTCACGGATCCGGTGCATCGCCGACAACGGGGACATAACCCCTCCTGTGGCGATACCATCGAACTGACATTGCGGCTGAATGAGGCGGGCGATCGCATTGAAGAGGTAAAATTTGACGGAGAAGGCTGCGCTATCTCGATGGCCTCCGTTGACCTGATGGCAGAAGCGTTGCGCGGCAAATCCACAGCGGAAGCCATTGAAATGGTACAGCGCTTCCAAAGCATGATGAAAGGCGAGGCGGAATTTCCGAAAGAACAGCGCAAGCTCAATGTCATGCAAGGGGTCGCCCAATTTCCTGTTCGCATCAAATGTGCTAACCTCTGCTGGCATACTCTAAAAGCGGCGATCGAATCAGCGAACCCTGACTCCGATAGCTTTGTCAGTAATGAAGCGGAATCTTAA